From a single Acidobacteriota bacterium genomic region:
- a CDS encoding MFS transporter, whose protein sequence is MFRKLLRSYREAFSGLPRDAWLIAAAEFVNRCGTMVLFFLVLYLKLRLGFSLPAAGTVLGAFGVGALAGAWLGGALCDRAGAVRVQVISLYAAGALFVLIGFLRDYTTLVSAVFLLGIFEEALHPAGATALVSACPPDLRTRAFALHRLAANAGVTVGPALGGVLAMVDYGLLFWVDGATCLAAGVLLQACFRGRTGRRPAGGAAVDVPAAAAARTPWRDPAFLCLALLIFGVSVVFCQLFGTFPLFLREGYGFPESAIGRLIAVNTVLIILTEMALTKALERRAPLPLVAAGVFLVGLGFSLMPLGSGSLFAALTVAVWTVGEMLSMPFVMGWVANRAGEGAQGAYMGVTSFCFALGLTVAAPLGTWAYARLGPGPFWAAVGALSALLAAGFLLLHRCTAAGPVETLAPAADVTEAFETLSR, encoded by the coding sequence ATGTTCCGAAAACTCCTCCGATCCTACCGCGAAGCGTTCTCCGGGCTCCCCCGGGACGCCTGGCTCATCGCCGCCGCCGAGTTCGTCAACCGCTGCGGAACCATGGTCCTTTTCTTCCTCGTCCTCTACCTGAAGCTGCGACTCGGCTTTTCGCTCCCCGCCGCGGGGACCGTCCTCGGCGCCTTCGGCGTCGGCGCCCTGGCGGGGGCCTGGCTCGGCGGCGCCCTGTGCGACCGCGCGGGGGCCGTCCGGGTGCAGGTGATCAGCCTTTACGCCGCGGGGGCGCTGTTCGTCCTGATCGGCTTTCTCCGCGACTACACCACGCTGGTGTCGGCCGTGTTCCTGCTGGGGATCTTCGAGGAAGCCCTGCACCCGGCCGGCGCCACCGCCCTGGTCTCCGCCTGCCCGCCGGACCTGCGGACCCGGGCCTTCGCCCTCCACCGGCTCGCCGCCAATGCCGGGGTCACGGTGGGCCCGGCCCTGGGCGGGGTCCTGGCCATGGTGGACTACGGCCTGCTCTTCTGGGTGGACGGCGCCACCTGCCTGGCGGCTGGCGTCCTGCTCCAGGCCTGCTTCCGCGGGCGCACGGGGCGCCGCCCCGCCGGCGGCGCCGCCGTTGACGTCCCGGCGGCCGCGGCGGCGCGCACGCCCTGGCGGGACCCGGCCTTCCTCTGCCTGGCGCTGCTGATCTTCGGGGTGTCCGTGGTCTTCTGCCAGCTCTTCGGCACCTTCCCGCTCTTCCTGCGGGAGGGGTACGGCTTCCCGGAGTCGGCCATCGGGCGGCTGATCGCCGTGAACACCGTCCTGATCATCCTGACGGAGATGGCCCTGACCAAGGCCCTCGAGCGCCGGGCCCCGCTGCCCCTGGTGGCGGCCGGCGTGTTCCTGGTGGGCCTGGGTTTCTCGCTGATGCCGCTGGGGTCCGGGTCGCTCTTCGCCGCTCTCACCGTGGCGGTCTGGACGGTGGGCGAGATGCTCTCCATGCCCTTCGTCATGGGGTGGGTCGCCAACCGCGCGGGCGAGGGCGCCCAGGGGGCTTACATGGGGGTGACCAGCTTCTGCTTCGCCCTCGGGCTGACCGTCGCCGCCCCGCTGGGGACCTGGGCGTACGCGCGCCTCGGGCCGGGGCCGTTCTGGGCCGCGGTGGGCGCCCTGTCGGCGTTACTCGCGGCGGGCTTTCTGCTGCTGCACCGATGCACTGCCGCGGGACCGGTGGAGACGCTCGCCCCCGCGGCGGACGTCACCGAAGCCTTCGAGACCCTTTCTCGATGA
- a CDS encoding AAA family ATPase, producing the protein MAEQWNIDTVLAKRGDILEFAGTLKKWFVGKDEEVDMMVLAAVAGEPLLFVGEPGTAKSDMVVKFVRLLGLYEREGDFFEYMLTRFTEPSEIIGPVDILRLKNEGEFIRNTEGKLPEARVVFLDEVFKANSAILNVLLTIINEKKFYQGGRPRPVPLELLFAATNSVSVEEELKALKDRFTLKIKTEPVQEQRFLELIRRGLANEGSTVKPVDFLHFEDFLAVRAYLKSCWTNATADMAAFAPSRILDLVIKTLAVFKNDLNVFISDRKVIKIYKLLRAHAFLFGDGTLGTENLAVLKYIGEEDEDFDRLRTAVDDILVRN; encoded by the coding sequence ATGGCGGAACAGTGGAACATCGACACGGTGCTGGCGAAGCGGGGCGACATCCTGGAGTTCGCCGGGACCCTGAAAAAGTGGTTCGTGGGGAAGGACGAGGAGGTGGACATGATGGTCCTGGCCGCGGTGGCCGGCGAACCCCTCCTCTTCGTGGGCGAGCCCGGCACGGCCAAGTCGGACATGGTGGTGAAGTTCGTCCGGCTCCTGGGGCTTTACGAGCGGGAAGGGGACTTCTTCGAGTACATGCTCACGCGCTTCACCGAGCCCTCGGAGATCATCGGCCCGGTGGACATCCTGAGGCTCAAGAACGAGGGGGAGTTCATCCGCAACACCGAGGGGAAGCTCCCCGAGGCCCGGGTGGTCTTCCTGGACGAGGTGTTCAAGGCCAACAGCGCCATCTTGAACGTCCTCCTGACCATCATCAACGAGAAGAAGTTCTACCAGGGCGGGCGGCCGCGGCCGGTGCCCCTGGAACTCCTCTTCGCGGCCACCAACTCGGTGTCGGTGGAGGAGGAACTCAAGGCGCTCAAGGACCGGTTCACCCTGAAGATCAAGACTGAGCCGGTCCAGGAGCAGCGCTTCCTGGAGCTCATCCGGCGCGGGCTGGCCAACGAGGGGAGCACGGTGAAACCCGTCGACTTCCTCCATTTCGAGGACTTCCTGGCGGTCCGGGCCTACCTGAAGTCCTGCTGGACCAACGCGACAGCGGACATGGCCGCCTTCGCGCCGTCGCGGATCCTGGACCTGGTCATCAAGACCCTGGCGGTCTTCAAGAACGACCTGAACGTCTTCATCAGCGACCGGAAGGTCATCAAGATCTACAAGCTCCTGCGGGCGCACGCCTTCCTCTTCGGCGACGGGACGCTGGGAACGGAGAACCTGGCGGTGCTCAAGTACATCGGCGAGGAGGACGAAGACTTCGACCGCCTGCGGACCGCCGTGGACGATATCCTGGTGAGGAACTGA
- a CDS encoding AAA family ATPase, whose protein sequence is MNEPYLEPEAPDVNAIVARVYRDEIVTVADRALWGLSTLVEVEKDLLSPVCEAIARSVRDRSPGRRTTARLVGAKLNAEDPTYAAMLKEFETQVAQSADKIFLLPHLDLMTAADSGLTGVTKLFLQVLSSYPDTVVVGFFDPGFTCHKSLQDYFPSRVRFSGITRDNLRSDLLAEDEKGFLEAAGVTPLTLFKYTSGLNAVKFRKIMEAVRRNKARILAASGPREAVIDQVRHFTVTEGFEIPDIRLDRDIGGYAAVKTQLKENILSVLETLEGIEDPARIRQMEQLIPRGIIFHGPPGTGKTLFAKALASEIHASIQVISGPEIKSRWFGESEERIRKIFFQARKNAPAVVVFDELDAVAPTRGMYQGGAGVEHSIVNQLLTELDGFRSDNLVIFVGTTNFLESIDPALLRPGRVELKVCIDYPDEAARREILAIYDRKYEMGLPPALKDYLVEKTGDWIDRERGTRFSGDHLCAVARFLKREQVKTGRPSDRETADRALGLSTRRIALSPAEERVVAVHEAGHALAIARLIPDREVRKVSILAETEDSLGITESALKENRYQFNREDMDNYLVTLLGGRAAERVLLGDLSMGAAADIQRATQVARAMVEVYGFSDLGPMSFEGKAELSEAWKVKVDETVNGMIQSASRRAEELVTAGRETILRLREMLLERKTLGADDIREVLHGQG, encoded by the coding sequence ATGAACGAGCCGTACCTGGAACCGGAAGCGCCGGACGTCAACGCCATCGTGGCCCGGGTCTACCGCGACGAGATCGTCACTGTCGCGGACCGGGCGCTCTGGGGCCTCTCCACCCTGGTGGAGGTGGAGAAGGACCTCCTCTCCCCCGTCTGCGAGGCCATCGCCCGCTCCGTGCGGGACCGCTCGCCCGGCCGCCGCACGACCGCCCGGCTGGTGGGGGCGAAGCTCAACGCCGAGGACCCCACCTACGCCGCCATGCTCAAGGAGTTCGAGACCCAGGTGGCCCAGTCCGCCGACAAGATCTTCCTCCTGCCGCACCTGGACCTCATGACCGCGGCGGACTCGGGCCTGACGGGGGTCACCAAGCTCTTCCTCCAGGTCCTCTCCTCCTACCCGGACACGGTGGTGGTGGGCTTTTTCGACCCCGGCTTCACCTGCCACAAGAGCCTGCAGGACTACTTCCCCTCCCGGGTCCGGTTCTCCGGCATCACCCGGGACAACCTCCGCAGCGACCTCCTGGCCGAGGACGAGAAGGGCTTCCTGGAGGCGGCGGGCGTCACGCCCCTGACGCTCTTCAAGTACACCTCGGGCCTCAACGCCGTGAAGTTCCGGAAGATCATGGAGGCCGTCCGGCGGAACAAGGCGCGGATCCTGGCGGCGTCCGGGCCCCGGGAGGCCGTGATCGACCAGGTCCGGCACTTCACGGTCACCGAGGGCTTCGAGATCCCCGACATCCGCCTGGACCGGGACATCGGCGGCTACGCGGCCGTCAAGACCCAGCTGAAGGAGAACATCCTCTCCGTCCTGGAGACGCTGGAGGGGATCGAGGACCCCGCCCGGATCCGCCAGATGGAGCAGCTCATCCCGCGGGGGATCATCTTCCACGGCCCGCCCGGCACCGGCAAGACCCTCTTCGCCAAGGCGCTGGCAAGCGAGATCCACGCCTCCATCCAGGTGATCAGCGGGCCCGAGATCAAGTCCCGGTGGTTCGGCGAGAGCGAGGAGCGCATCCGCAAGATCTTCTTCCAGGCCCGCAAGAACGCCCCGGCGGTGGTGGTCTTCGACGAGCTGGACGCCGTGGCGCCCACCCGGGGGATGTACCAGGGCGGGGCGGGGGTGGAGCATTCCATCGTGAACCAGCTCCTGACCGAACTGGACGGCTTCCGGTCCGACAACCTGGTCATCTTCGTGGGGACCACCAACTTCCTCGAGTCCATCGACCCGGCCCTCCTTCGGCCCGGACGGGTGGAGCTGAAGGTCTGCATCGACTACCCCGACGAGGCCGCCCGGCGCGAGATCCTCGCCATCTACGACCGGAAGTACGAGATGGGGCTCCCGCCGGCGCTGAAGGACTACCTCGTGGAGAAGACCGGCGACTGGATCGACCGGGAACGGGGCACGCGGTTCTCGGGCGACCACCTCTGCGCCGTGGCCCGCTTCCTCAAGCGGGAACAGGTGAAGACCGGCCGGCCGTCCGACCGGGAGACGGCGGACCGCGCCCTGGGCCTCTCCACCCGGCGCATCGCCCTGTCGCCGGCCGAGGAGCGGGTGGTGGCGGTGCACGAGGCGGGCCACGCCCTGGCGATCGCGCGGCTCATACCGGACCGCGAGGTGCGGAAGGTGTCCATCCTGGCCGAGACGGAGGACTCCCTGGGAATCACGGAGTCGGCGCTGAAGGAGAACCGTTACCAGTTCAACCGGGAGGACATGGACAACTACCTGGTCACCCTCCTGGGCGGGCGCGCGGCGGAGCGGGTGCTGCTGGGGGACCTCTCCATGGGGGCCGCGGCGGACATTCAGCGGGCGACCCAGGTGGCCCGGGCCATGGTGGAGGTCTACGGGTTCAGCGACCTGGGGCCCATGAGCTTCGAGGGCAAGGCGGAGCTGTCCGAGGCCTGGAAGGTCAAGGTGGACGAGACGGTGAACGGGATGATCCAGTCGGCCTCCCGTCGGGCCGAGGAACTGGTGACGGCGGGGCGCGAGACGATCCTGAGGCTCCGGGAGATGCTCCTGGAGCGGAAGACCCTCGGGGCGGACGACATCCGGGAGGTGCTGCATGGCCAGGGCTAA